A region from the Corylus avellana chromosome ca7, CavTom2PMs-1.0 genome encodes:
- the LOC132186241 gene encoding uncharacterized protein LOC132186241 gives MGTTETPQKNGRPPIVKLDMGLKLAEQWVNNMTKAAEDEPTEVESEARPKRLGLGAKVSRRAKVGPSNNPLERKLLAKLNVGKRKATKSAEVSIPFGRDGSDNEDEDEDDLESRTRAFDKKKISRF, from the exons ATGGGCACTACAGAGACACCGCAGAAAAATGGTCGTCCTCCAATTGTTAAACTGGATATGGGGTTGAAACTG GCTGAACAATGGGTTAATAATATGACCAAAGCTGCAGAGGATGAACCAACAGAAGTAGAATCAGAGGCTCGACCTAAGAG GCTTGGACTGGGTGCAAAGGTTTCACGTCGAGCCAAAGTTGGACCTTCAAACAACCCACTTGAAAGGAAACTCCTTGCCAAATTAAAcgttggaaaaagaaaagctacCAAAAGTGCCGAAGTATCCATTCCATTTGGTAGAGATGGAAGTgataatgaagatgaagatgaagatgatttaGAAAGCAGAACTAGAGCGTTTGACAAGAAAAAGATCAGCAGATTCTAA